DNA from Phocoena phocoena chromosome 1, mPhoPho1.1, whole genome shotgun sequence:
CGAGGTGCCCCTATAAAGGTGGTGCCGCCTCCAGTGGCCTCCACTACGACAACATGGGCACTGAGTCCGAGACCCAGGGCAGCTCTGGCGGCCCCGCCGGCAACTTCCGCAAGGTCTGGGGTCCTGAGGGCTGCGGGCGTGAGGGGTGAGGCAGAGCGCGAGAGGGCCAAGGCCCTGCCCTCTAACTGCTGCTCACCCACAGATCTCCAAGCCGCTGATGGAGAAGAAGCGACGGGCGCGCATTAATGTGTCGCTGGAGCAGCTCAGATCGTTGCTAGAGAAACACTACTCGCACCAGGTGAGAAAGGGGACTCGGTGGAGGTAAGATGATACGGTCCCCAGCCTCATCTGCTCCAGCCCAGGCTGCGGTGCTAAGAGCCCTTTCCACGGATCCCCAGATCCGGAAACGCAAGTTGGAGAAGGCAGACATACTGGAGCTGAGCGTCAAGTACATGAAAAGCCTTCAGAACTCGGTGCAAGGTAGCGGGATGGCTTGGGGAGTCGGGCGAAGAGGCGGGGGAACTTGTGGGGTCAGAGCCACGGATTCTACAAGGCCAGATAAAGGAGGGATGGACGGAGAAGAACTGCTCAGGGCAGTGGGCAGCTGAGTGACAAGGGGGCCCCATATTGCTGTGAGTGGGCAGGCAGCAAAAGCCCGGCTGGCTGTGGAACTGTAATCTGGGTGGGCGAAGGTCTGGACTCGGGAAGGGGGGAGCGGGTTCGGGCTgactcccctcccttctcttccctccctccacacttctcccctcccttgctctctcctctctccatctttcctttcctcctcctctcccctcctttccgCATTTCTCTCatccgctcccctccccccagggctcTGGCCGGTCCCCAGCGGAGCCGAGTACCCGTCGGGCTTCCGCGGCTGTCTACCGGGCGTTAGCCAGCCTCTGCGGCGCGAAGAGGAGGGCGGCGACGGTCTGCGCTGCCCCCTGGCGCACGAGCGCGCGGGTGGCAGCACCATGGACAGCGCCAGTCCCGGCCCCGAGGCACCCGCGCGGCGCGGCCCCGGCGCCCCCCCCGTTTGGGCCCCTGCTCCGGCCGCCGCCGGCTCGCGGTCTCCGCCACCCCGGCTCCTCTTATCTGGAGGTCTCCCCGGTCAGTCCACCAGCATCCCCGCGCCGCAGTCGGCGTCTCGCCGCTTCGCCGAGAGCCCGGGGCCGGGGCTGCGCTTGTGGCGGCCCTGGTGAGGATCAGGTACGGCCTCGGACTCACAGAGGCCCTCGTCTGGCCTGGGGACGCAGAGACTGTTTTGGACGGCCGGGACTCCGGTCATCGGTTCTGGTCCCGGGACGGGGTGGCCGGGAGGGTGCCGCGTCTCTTCGAACTCGGGGAAATACACGAAGCTACGATTGGACCGGGTTCTGCGCGTCTAGGCAtaacccaccccccaccccagccctaccCACTTAGGCCGGACCCgctttctcctcctcccaccttccagtggggctgggagtgggtgtCCCGGGCTGCGCCCCTTTCCCAGGGCCCCTGGCGGGCAGCTCGTCCCCGCCCCGCGGCCGCGCCGCGGTGGGAAGGTCGCCGTCCGCAGCAGCACAGAGCGGACCCCTCGCAGCGAGGAGAATCgctgccccgcccctgcccatTCAGCCGGCCAGGGACGCCCGGTTCCCACCGGCACAAAGCGCGCCAGGTCCCGCCCCCCCGGCAAGGggcccccatcccatccccatcCTGGACCCACTCGGCTTCCAGGGATCCCCACCCCCTCCGCACGCGGCGCGGCCCACCCGCTGGCGCACGCTCCTAAGTCTGCCCTCTCGGAAGCCCCCTCCTTAGCGACCCTGCCCAGCGGCCGCTCAGCGCTGTGGCCCCGCCCGGTAAGATGCTCCACCTACCGCCCCGGCCACCCGACGCTTGGCTCCGCGCGGCTTCTGGTAGGGACCCCGCGCACTGTCGCACCAACTTGGGGGCTGCTAGGGCACACCCCGGCTCCTCTCAAGGGAGAGTTCACTTCTCCCCACTTGGAAAAGACCCCGGCCCCGCAGAGCCCCCGACTCTGGACCTCTGGGGCCTCCAGGGAGCCCACCACCCTTGACAACCCTGGGAGTGCTGTGCGACGGTTTACTCGTCCGAAAATGAGGTCATTGCTGTGCCCGGACTCGAACCCGGGGCTCCCGGCCCTCGAGGGGAAGCCTGGGGGTGGAG
Protein-coding regions in this window:
- the HES3 gene encoding transcription factor HES-3, with the protein product MEKKRRARINVSLEQLRSLLEKHYSHQIRKRKLEKADILELSVKYMKSLQNSVQGLWPVPSGAEYPSGFRGCLPGVSQPLRREEEGGDGLRCPLAHERAGGSTMDSASPGPEAPARRGPGAPPVWAPAPAAAGSRSPPPRLLLSGGLPGQSTSIPAPQSASRRFAESPGPGLRLWRPW